The following are encoded in a window of Chlorocebus sabaeus isolate Y175 chromosome 10, mChlSab1.0.hap1, whole genome shotgun sequence genomic DNA:
- the BCS1L gene encoding mitochondrial chaperone BCS1 isoform X1 has product MPLSDFILALKDNPYFGAGFGLVGVGTALALARKGAQLGLVAFRRHYMITLEVPVRDRSYAWLLSWLTRHSTRTQHLSVETSYLQHESGRISTKFEFVPSPGNHFIWYRGKWIRVERSREMKMIDLQTGTPWESVTFTALGTDRKVFFNILEEARELALQQEEGKTVMYTAVGSEWRPFGYPRRRRPLNSVVLQQGLADRIVSDVQEFIDNPKWYTDRGIPYRRGYLLYGPPGCGKSSFITALAGELEHSICLLSLTDSSLSDDRLNHLLSVAPQQSLVLLEDVDAAFLSRDLAMENPVKYQGLGRLTFSGLLNALDGVASTEARIVFMTTNHVDRLDPALIRPGRVDLKEYVGYCSHWQLSQMFQRFYPGQAPSLAEDFAERVLQATTQISPAQVQGYFMLYKNDPVGAIHNVESLRR; this is encoded by the exons ATGCCACTTTCAGACTTTATTCTGGCCCTGAAGGACAATCCCTACTTTGGGGCTGGATTTGGGCTGGTGGGTGTGGGcacagccctggccctggcccggAAGGGTGCccaactgggcctggtggcattcCGGCGCCATTACATGATCACACTGGAAGTCCCTGTTCGAGACAGGAGCTATGCCTGGTTGCTTAGCTGGCTCACCCGCCACAGTACCCGTACTCAGCACCTCAGTGTCGAGACTTCGTACCTTCAGCATGAGAGCGGCCGCATTTCCACTAAGTTTGAATTTGTCCCCAGCCCTGGAAACCACTTTATCTG GTATCGGGGGAAATGGATCCGGGTAGAACGAAGTAGAGAGATGAAGATGATAGACTTACAGACGGGAACTCCTTGGGAATCTGTCACCTTCACGGCCCTGGGCACTGACCGAAAGGTTTTCTTCAACATCCTGGAGGAAG CTCGAGAGCTAGCCTTGcagcaggaggaagggaagacCGTGATGTACACAGCTGTGGGCTCTGAATGGCGTCCCTTTGGCTATCCACGCCGCCGGCGACCACTGAATTCTGTGGTTCTGCAACAGGGTCTGGCTGACCGAATTGTCAGCGACGTCCAGGAATTCATCGATAACCCCAAGTGGTACACTGACAGAG GCATTCCCTACAGACGTGGCTACCTGCTTTATGGACCCCCTGGTTGCGGAAAGAGCAGTTTTAT CACAGCCCTGGCTGGGGAACTGGAGCACAGCATCTGCCTGCTGAGCCTCACGGACTCTAGCCTCTCTGATGACCGGCTCAACCACCTGCTGAGCGTGGCCCCGCAGCAGAGCCTGGTGCTCCTGGAGGATGTGGATGCTGCTTTTCTCAGTCGAGACTTGGCTATGGAGA ACCCAGTAAAGTACCAAGGCCTAGGTCGCCTCACCTTCAGTGGACTGCTCAATGCCTTGGATGGTGTGGCTTCCACTGAGGCCCGCATTGTGTTCATGACCACCAACCACGTTGACAG GCTGGACCCCGCCCTGATACGCCCGGGGCGAGTGGACCTGAAGGAGTATGTGGGCTACTGCTCACACTGGCAGCTGTCCCAGATGTTCCAGAGGTTCTATCCAGGGCAGGCACCTTCCTTAGCTGAGGACTTTGCAGAACGTGTCCTTCAAGCTACAACCCAGATCAGTCCTGCCCAGGTGCAGGGCTACTTCATGCTGTATAAAAATGACCCTGTGGGGGCAATTCACAATGTTGAGTCTCTGAGGAGGTGA
- the BCS1L gene encoding mitochondrial chaperone BCS1 isoform X3, with protein MKMIDLQTGTPWESVTFTALGTDRKVFFNILEEARELALQQEEGKTVMYTAVGSEWRPFGYPRRRRPLNSVVLQQGLADRIVSDVQEFIDNPKWYTDRGIPYRRGYLLYGPPGCGKSSFITALAGELEHSICLLSLTDSSLSDDRLNHLLSVAPQQSLVLLEDVDAAFLSRDLAMENPVKYQGLGRLTFSGLLNALDGVASTEARIVFMTTNHVDRLDPALIRPGRVDLKEYVGYCSHWQLSQMFQRFYPGQAPSLAEDFAERVLQATTQISPAQVQGYFMLYKNDPVGAIHNVESLRR; from the exons ATGAAGATGATAGACTTACAGACGGGAACTCCTTGGGAATCTGTCACCTTCACGGCCCTGGGCACTGACCGAAAGGTTTTCTTCAACATCCTGGAGGAAG CTCGAGAGCTAGCCTTGcagcaggaggaagggaagacCGTGATGTACACAGCTGTGGGCTCTGAATGGCGTCCCTTTGGCTATCCACGCCGCCGGCGACCACTGAATTCTGTGGTTCTGCAACAGGGTCTGGCTGACCGAATTGTCAGCGACGTCCAGGAATTCATCGATAACCCCAAGTGGTACACTGACAGAG GCATTCCCTACAGACGTGGCTACCTGCTTTATGGACCCCCTGGTTGCGGAAAGAGCAGTTTTAT CACAGCCCTGGCTGGGGAACTGGAGCACAGCATCTGCCTGCTGAGCCTCACGGACTCTAGCCTCTCTGATGACCGGCTCAACCACCTGCTGAGCGTGGCCCCGCAGCAGAGCCTGGTGCTCCTGGAGGATGTGGATGCTGCTTTTCTCAGTCGAGACTTGGCTATGGAGA ACCCAGTAAAGTACCAAGGCCTAGGTCGCCTCACCTTCAGTGGACTGCTCAATGCCTTGGATGGTGTGGCTTCCACTGAGGCCCGCATTGTGTTCATGACCACCAACCACGTTGACAG GCTGGACCCCGCCCTGATACGCCCGGGGCGAGTGGACCTGAAGGAGTATGTGGGCTACTGCTCACACTGGCAGCTGTCCCAGATGTTCCAGAGGTTCTATCCAGGGCAGGCACCTTCCTTAGCTGAGGACTTTGCAGAACGTGTCCTTCAAGCTACAACCCAGATCAGTCCTGCCCAGGTGCAGGGCTACTTCATGCTGTATAAAAATGACCCTGTGGGGGCAATTCACAATGTTGAGTCTCTGAGGAGGTGA
- the BCS1L gene encoding mitochondrial chaperone BCS1 isoform X2: protein MYTAVGSEWRPFGYPRRRRPLNSVVLQQGLADRIVSDVQEFIDNPKWYTDRGIPYRRGYLLYGPPGCGKSSFITALAGELEHSICLLSLTDSSLSDDRLNHLLSVAPQQSLVLLEDVDAAFLSRDLAMENPVKYQGLGRLTFSGLLNALDGVASTEARIVFMTTNHVDRLDPALIRPGRVDLKEYVGYCSHWQLSQMFQRFYPGQAPSLAEDFAERVLQATTQISPAQVQGYFMLYKNDPVGAIHNVESLRR from the exons ATGTACACAGCTGTGGGCTCTGAATGGCGTCCCTTTGGCTATCCACGCCGCCGGCGACCACTGAATTCTGTGGTTCTGCAACAGGGTCTGGCTGACCGAATTGTCAGCGACGTCCAGGAATTCATCGATAACCCCAAGTGGTACACTGACAGAG GCATTCCCTACAGACGTGGCTACCTGCTTTATGGACCCCCTGGTTGCGGAAAGAGCAGTTTTAT CACAGCCCTGGCTGGGGAACTGGAGCACAGCATCTGCCTGCTGAGCCTCACGGACTCTAGCCTCTCTGATGACCGGCTCAACCACCTGCTGAGCGTGGCCCCGCAGCAGAGCCTGGTGCTCCTGGAGGATGTGGATGCTGCTTTTCTCAGTCGAGACTTGGCTATGGAGA ACCCAGTAAAGTACCAAGGCCTAGGTCGCCTCACCTTCAGTGGACTGCTCAATGCCTTGGATGGTGTGGCTTCCACTGAGGCCCGCATTGTGTTCATGACCACCAACCACGTTGACAG GCTGGACCCCGCCCTGATACGCCCGGGGCGAGTGGACCTGAAGGAGTATGTGGGCTACTGCTCACACTGGCAGCTGTCCCAGATGTTCCAGAGGTTCTATCCAGGGCAGGCACCTTCCTTAGCTGAGGACTTTGCAGAACGTGTCCTTCAAGCTACAACCCAGATCAGTCCTGCCCAGGTGCAGGGCTACTTCATGCTGTATAAAAATGACCCTGTGGGGGCAATTCACAATGTTGAGTCTCTGAGGAGGTGA
- the RNF25 gene encoding E3 ubiquitin-protein ligase RNF25 — MAASASAAAGEEDWVLPSEVEVLESIYLDELQVIKGNGRTSPWEIYITLHPATAEDQDSQYVCFTLVLQVPAEYPHEVPQISIRNPRGLSDEQIHTILQALGHVAKAGLGAAMLYELIEKGKEILTDNNIPHGQCVICLYGFQEKEAFTKTPCYHYFHCHCLARYIQHMEQELKAQGQEQEQERQHAVTKQKEVGVQCPVCREPLVYDLASLKAAPEPQQPMELYQPSVESLRQQEERKRLYQRQQERGGIIDLEAERNRYFISLQQPPTPAEPESAVDVSKGSQPPSTLAAELSSSSAVQSTLPTPVPVATQYMCEKIPGAGSNQQRLGETQKAMLDPPKPSRGPWRQPERRHPKGGECHAPKGTRDTQELPPPEGPLKEPMDVKPEPHSQGVEGPPQEKGPGSWQGPPPRRTRDCVRWERSKGRTPGSSYPRLPRGQGAYRPGTRREPLGLESEDGS; from the exons ATGGCGGCGTCTGCGTCTGCAGCTGCAGGGGAGGAGGACTG GGTCCTTCCCTCTGAAGTTGAAGTGTTGGAGTCCATCTATCTGGATGAACTACAGGTGATTAAAGGAAATGGCAG AACTTCACCGTGGGAGATCTACATCACTTTGCATCCTGCCACTGCAGAGGACCAGGATTCACAGTATGTCTGCTTCACTCTGGTGCTTCAGGTCCCAGCAGAG TATCCCCATGAGGTGCCACAGATCTCTATCCGAAATCCCCGAGGACTTTCAGATGAACAGATCCACAC GATCTTACAAGCGCTGGGCCATGTGGCCAAGGCCGGGCTGGGCGCTGCCATGCTCTATGAACTCATTGAG aaagggaaggaaattctCACAGATAACAACATCCCTCATGGCCAGTGTGTCATCTGCCTCTATGGTTTCCAG GAGAAGGAGGCCTTTACCAAAACACCCTGTTACCACTACTTCCACTGCCACTGCCTTGCTCGGTACATACAGCACATGGAGCAAGAGCTGAAGGCACAAGGACAGGAGCAGGAACAGGAACGGCAGCATGCTGTAACCAAACAG aAGGAAGTCGGTGTGCAGTGTCCAGTGTGCAGAGAGCCCCTCGTTTATGATCTTGCCTCGCTGAAAGCAGCCCCTGAACCCCAACAGCCCATG GAGCTGTACCAGCCCAGTGTGGAGAGCTTGCGCCAGCAAGAAGAACGCAAGCGGCTCTACCAGAGGCAGCAGGAACGGGGGGGAATCATTGACCTTGAGGCTGAGCGAAACCGATACTTCATCAGCCTTCAGCAG CCTCCTACCCCTGCGGAACCTGAGTCAGCTGTAGATGTCTCCAAAGGATCCCAACCACCCAGCACCCTTGCAGCAGAACTGTCCAGCTCATCAGCTGTCCAGTCCACCTTGCCAACTCCTGTGCCTGTGGCAACCCAGTACATGTGTGAGAAGATTCCAGGGGCTGGGTCAAATCAGCAAAGGTTGGGCGAAACCCAGAAAGCTATGCTAGATCCCCCCAAGCCCAGTCGAGGTCCCTGGCGACAGCCCGAACGGAGGCACCCGAAGGGAGGGGAGTGCCATGCCCCTAAAGGTACCCGTGACACCCAGGAACTGCCACCTCCTGAGGGGCCCCTCAAGGAGCCCATGGACGTAAAGCCAGAACCCCATAGCCAAGGAGTTGAAGGTCCTCCACAAGAGAAGGGGCCTGGCAGCTGGCAGGGCCCCCCACCCCGCAGGACTCGGGACTGTGTTCGCTGGGAGCGCTCTAAAGGCCGGACACCGGGTTCTTCCTACCCCCGCCTGCCTCGGGGCCAGGGAGCATACCGGCCTGGTACTCGGAGGGAGCCCCTGGGCCTGGAATCTGAGGATGGTTCCTAG